The Oleiphilus messinensis DNA segment TTACCACTTTCGCATCTGGGCGAGATGAAACTGGCTTACGAAGATGCCATGATTCGACGCCACAATCGAGAGCTCTTTCTGGCTGTTCACGGGGAGGTAAAGAATGCGCAGCCACAAAATGTCCCAAAGCATTATTGGCGGACCTGGAACCAATTCATGCAGCGCTCCCTGATGGTTACAGGATTGATATTGCGGGTAGCCTGGAACGTTCACAAAAAGCAGAGGACTCTATAAATCAGGTTTTCCCTCTGATGATTGCCCTGATGGTAACTTGCGTGATGCTGCAAATGCGAAGTTTTCCTGGTGTTGTGATAGTGCTTTTAACAGCACCCTTGGGCGTCATTGGCTCTGTCGTAGCACTGCTGGTTTTCAAGCAGCCTTTCGGATTTGTCGCCTTACTTGGGCTGATCGGATTGGCGGGCATATTAATGCGCAATACTTTAATTCTAACTCAGCAGGTCAGCGATAACCTTGAGGATGGCATGATGCCGTCAGATGCGGTCGTCGAGGCGGCTGTCAGGCGCGCAAGACCGGTGGTGCTAACCGCTTTGGCTGCTGCGCTCGCGTTCATCCCTTTGACGACCGATATTTTCTGAGGGCCGATGGCGTATGTTCTGATTGGTGGTGTTGTTCGTGCCAGCGCTTTACGCATTGGCGTTTCGTTTGGAAAGTAGATGAGTAACTATGCACCTAATCCTTAAGCACCGCGTCGCGAATCACTCGCCAGACGAAATCACCTATCTCCTCAAGTGAATAGCGACCATCTTCACGAAACCAAGTTGCTACCCAGTTGAGTGCTCCAAGACCGATAAGGCGCAGCAAGTCCTGATCAACGTCCTCACGTAGCACCCCTATATCCGCAAGAGACCTAAGCATGGCGCCCCATAATGCCTCGTAGCGGTCACGCAGTTCGATCATTTCCGCTCGTGCTTCACCGCGCAAGGAGCGCCATTCAAACAGCAGCACGTAGACCAAATCCGAGCCACTGACTACTAATTCCAGGTGCGAATTTATGCCTAGCCGTAATTGCTCTACAGGATCTGTTGCGCTTGTCACCGCCCTGTAAACGGCGCGCGAAGCATGCTCCAAGCCCAATCGCATTAAATCAACAAGAATGTCTTCCTTGGCTTTATAGCGATAATGAAGGCTTCCGGGCAGCAAATTGCATGCTTCAGCAATTTCTTTCACCGTCGTCCTATCATAGCCCTGCTCTCGAAACAGCCGAGCGGCAGAATTTAACACAAAGTCGCGGTCAGACCCTTTTACTTGCTGGGGCTCTCTTTTCTTATTCACTTCTTCCTCCTGCGTATGCAAGTCGATGATATTAGTCGATATGTTTCCGTGGCGCACCTTTTTCAATTCTACAACCCCGCTCCCAC contains these protein-coding regions:
- a CDS encoding efflux RND transporter permease subunit is translated as MADLEPIHAALPDGYRIDIAGSLERSQKAEDSINQVFPLMIALMVTCVMLQMRSFPGVVIVLLTAPLGVIGSVVALLVFKQPFGFVALLGLIGLAGILMRNTLILTQQVSDNLEDGMMPSDAVVEAAVRRARPVVLTALAAALAFIPLTTDIF
- a CDS encoding TetR/AcrR family transcriptional regulator, with product MAQKTDRFESWSSGSGGSGVVELKKVRHGNISTNIIDLHTQEEEVNKKREPQQVKGSDRDFVLNSAARLFREQGYDRTTVKEIAEACNLLPGSLHYRYKAKEDILVDLMRLGLEHASRAVYRAVTSATDPVEQLRLGINSHLELVVSGSDLVYVLLFEWRSLRGEARAEMIELRDRYEALWGAMLRSLADIGVLREDVDQDLLRLIGLGALNWVATWFREDGRYSLEEIGDFVWRVIRDAVLKD